A window of the Tiliqua scincoides isolate rTilSci1 chromosome 5, rTilSci1.hap2, whole genome shotgun sequence genome harbors these coding sequences:
- the ARMC5 gene encoding armadillo repeat-containing protein 5, with protein sequence MAAAVRGARGGGSGSGSGSGGGSLGQCLAQLQRGTEPGLGKALLALRTQHIKEAGGIARFRGRGGLEPLVAVLAGGPRPRRTLDLALSILGNCCTEAGSRSRVRELGGIPPLVTILKSLAVESILNRTARALGNLAVNAENCQAIHEAGAVPPLVQILTTSQDSECLQSVIRAVRYLADTPAHRLVLAQQGAVRPIAEHLTSSLDDAALVAAAVRALLELTKGCSRDCAAQLSLGGGVAPLVTLASHDKRAVRESALSTVANLCLQGVLRPAVGNAGGVEVLVQEIQQRREAGASATSLHPLVRALCLLCREAMNRSRIRKAGGLELLLSLLRDQGQSSSHARVVVAFVAFFYDEEALEVLQAKGLVPLLVGRLVAQGQWGSQDQEEAEEEEEDCEDERDAASFDLPVEGRRWEPATPGAESSSFQSLRSWLVSEGYIASPGDLSPQWSPETTLSELDAQEYVSPSRELQDDLLGTSRTTLGIKAQSRTESPDFMKSSFLDLALVAHSSTSKTQNPREGDGTSREPSLCPTVSPVLNEPEHLCSAQSSSLETLDSAAIKQDETVGTSRREKALIMALQSRNLAKSDEGLPGQGASNLQYLLASRAIPNSVVTTAVKVVEEVEQPAQIALVTDQSEPGTSSQHLVPTTPSKSNQSRLSPKSVTQSLTTEVMRLTTPKLSVQGLPVSPEDSRAPTFCLKRRSRFQLPSEPPGPPHLSRPVGEAPAPLLSLALPLSLSPQGDDRELHAPEAPALLLLSRFSQAEDPSRCLVTPATLEGLLRYITGSPAPSSRCLRLLHRLTCNPACLEAFIRSYGASLIRAWLVLGVSPEDAAAAVTGGEELGWQRYLDVRHHDTRRFRELGQELLMNLGVQAMSSFGVGVLTHMLMSGCESDQVACAVFLPIVCRNDVICRRLLVDLSGLRLLFRVLVRDPDPRVVFYASDSLFFLLNGRGPIISMRKPSSDAQGPCPYCLLVDEGRADLHFQLDCGTKVPASRQVVSEASEVFCAMLSGGFAESRCATVMLHDLPLNPFLALAHFLHGCRGKPCPVLGEPFSLSLAEEIFIISEQYLLPDLQSLVDEAMSCDFPWPRTVAKVYDLAERQNRPCLLQRCVAHAIRGITKPMVRAAVLGELLRSARNPSGLIEELLFAVVESPWDSGPVTFLR encoded by the exons ATGGCGGCTGCTGTGAGGGGCGCGCGGGGTGGgggcagcggcagcggcagcggcagcggcgGGGGGTCCCTGGGGCAGTGCCTGGCCCAGCTGCAGCGGGGGACGGAGCCCGGCCTGGGCAAGGCCCTGCTGGCCCTCAGGACGCAGCACATCAAGGAGGCGGGGGGCATCGCGCGCTTCAGGGGCCGGGGCGGGCTGGAGCCCCTGGTGGCGGTGCTGGCCGGGGGCCCCCGGCCGCGGCGCACGCTGGACCTGGCCCTCAGCATCCTGGGCAACTGCTGCACCGAGGCCGGCAGCCGCAGCCGGGTCCGCGAGCTCGGCGGCATCCCGCCCCTCG TTACTATCCTGAAATCACTCGCTGTAGAAAGTATCCTGAATCGGACAGCACGGGCTCTCGGCAACTTGGCTGTAAATGCAGAGAACTGTCAGGCCATCCACGAAGCAG GAGCGGTGCCTCCACTCGTCCAGATCCTCACCACCTCCCAGGACAGCGAGTGTTTGCAGAGTGTGATCAGGGCTGTGCGATATCTGGCAGATACCCCTGCTCAtcgccttgtgttggcccaacaAGGGGCTGTGCGCCCCATTGCTGAGCACTTGACTTCCTCCCTGGATGATGCTGCCCTAGTTGCAGCAGCTGTGCGGGCCCTCCTTGAACTGACCAAGGGCTGCAGTCGTGATTGTGCCGCCCAGCTGagcctggggggtggggtggcaccTCTTGTGACCCTGGCCAGCCATGACAAGCGGGCAGTAAGGGAGTCTGCGCTCTCGACCGTGGCCAACCTTTGCTTGCAAGGTGTGCTGCGGCCTGCAGTGGGCAATGCGGGCGGGGTGGAAGTGCTGGTGCAGGAGATCCAGCAGCGGAGGGAAGCTGGAGCGTCTGCCACTTCCCTCCATCCTTTGGTGCGAGCTCTGTGCCTGCTGTGCAGGGAGGCAATGAATAGAAGTCGAATACGGAAAGCAGGAGGGTTGGAGCTGTTGCTGTCCCTCTTGCGGGACCAGGGCCAGAGTTCTTCCCATGCCCGGGTGGTGGTGGCCTTTGTGGCTTTCTTCTATGATGAGGAAGCCCTGGAGGTGCTGCAGGCCAAGGGGCTTGTCCCCTTGTTAGTTGGGAGGCTGGTAGCACAGGGGCAGTGGGGAAGCCAGGACCAAGAggaggctgaggaggaggaggaagactgtGAAGATGAGCGAGATGCAGCGTCTTTCGATCTCCCTGTGGAGGGACGTCGTTGGGAACCGGCAACGCCTGGGGCAGAGTCTTCCAGCTTTCAGAGCCTCAG ATCCTGGCTTGTCTCTGAAGGTTATATTGCCAGTCCTGGAGACCTTTCCCCTCAATGGTCTCCTGAAACCACGCTTTCTGAGCTCGATGCCCAAGAATATGTCAGCCCCAGTCGGGAACTACAAGATGATCTGCTGGGTACCAGCCGTACCACGCTTGGAATCAAAGCACAATCTAGGACTGAATCACCTGATTTCATGAAGTCCTCATTTTTGGATTTGGCCCTTGTGGCACACTCAAGTACTTCCAAAACACAAAATCCAAGAGAGGGAGATGGAACGAGCAGGGAGCCAAGTCTGTGCCCGACAGTTTCGCCTGTCTTGAATGAACCCGAGCATCTCTGTTCAGCACAGTCGTCTTCCTTGGAGACACTGGACTCAGCTGCGATCAAGCAGGATGAAACAGTTGGGACCAGCAGACGAGAAAAGGCACTGATCATGGCCTTGCAAAGCAGAAATTTAGCCAAGTCTGATGAGGGACTTCCTGGGCAGGGCGCTTCAAACTTGCAGTATTTATTGGCTTCAAGGGCCATACCAAACTCAGTGGTAACAACTGCGGTGAAAGTGGTTGAAGAGGTGGAACAGCCAGCCCAAATTGCATTGGTCACGGACCAAAGTGAGCCAGGGACCAGTAGCCAGCACTTGGTTCCAACAACTCCAAGCAAGAGTAACCAAAGCCGGCTGTCACCCAAATCAGTTACCCAATCACTGACCACAGAGGTGATGCGTTTGACCACCCCAAAGCTGAGCGTTCAGGGTCTCCCAGTGTCTCCTGAGGACTCCAGAGCCCCAACCTTCTGTTTGAAACGTCGTAGCAGGTTTCAGTTACCATCTGAGCCACCTGGGCCTCCTCACCTGTCACGCCCTGTTGGGGAGGCACCAGCCCCGCTGCTGTCCTTGGCcttgcctctctccctctctccacagGGGGACGACAGAGAGCTGCATGCGCCTGAAGCACCAGCCTTGCTGCTCCTCTCCCGGTTCTCTCAAGCAGAGGATCCCAGTCGCTGCTTGGTGACACCAGCCACACTGGAGGGCCTGCTGCGCTACATCACCGGGAGCCCTGCCCCCTCATCCCGCTGCCTTCGGCTGCTGCATCGTCTCACCTGCAACCCTGCCTGCTTAGAGGCCTTTATCCGTTCCTATGGGGCCTCGCTCATCCGTGCCTGGCTGGTCCTGGGCGTGTCACCTGAGGATGCCGCTGCTGCTGTTACTGGTGGAGAGGAACTAGGGTGGCAGAGATACCTAGATGTGAGGCACCACGACACCAGACGATTCAGGGAACTAG GTCAGGAGCTTCTGATGAACCTAGGTGTGCAAGCGATGTCGTCCTTTGGCGTGGGAGTCCTCACCCACATGCTGATGTCAGGCTGTGAATCGGACCAGGTGGCCTGCGCTGTTTTCTTGCCTATTGTCTGCAG GAATGACGTTATTTGCCGGAGGCTTCTTGTGGACCTCTCTGGCCTGCGCCTCCTGTTCCGTGTGCTAGTGCGAGACCCTGACCCTCGTGTTGTCTTCTATGCCTCTGATTCATTGTTCTTCCTCCTCAACGGCCGAGGACCAATTATTTCCATGAGGAAGCCCAGCTCTGACGCTCAGGGGCCATGCCCTTATTGTCTTCTTGTGGACGAAGGCAGGGCCGACCTCCACTTCCAGCTTGATTGTGGTACCAAGGTCCCTGCTTCGCGCCAGGTGGTCAGCGAAGCGTCTGAGGTCTTCTGTGCCATGCTGAGTGGAGGGTTTGCAGAGTCACGCTGTGCCACCGTGATGCTTCATGATCTGCCGCTCAACCCCTTTCTGGCTCTTGCGCACTTTCTCCATGGCTGCCGTGGGAAACCCTGCCCAGTCCTGGGCGAGCCGTTCTCTCTTTCTTTGGCAGAAGAAATTTTCATTATATCTGAACAGTACCTCCTCCCTGATCTTCAGTCCCTGGTTGATGAGGCTATGTCCTGTGACTTCCCATGGCCCAGGACAGTTGCTAAAGTGTACGATTTAGCTGAACGGCAAAACCGGCCCTGTCTGCTTCAGCGATGTGTCGCTCATGCCATTCGGGGGATAACAAAACCAATGGTCCGAGCTGCTGTGCTGGGTGAACTACTCCGGTCAGCCCGAAATCCCAGTGGATTGATTGAGGAGTTGTTGTTTGCGGTTGTGGAGTCCCCATGGGACTCTGGTCCTGTGACCTTCCTGCGCTGA